A region of Trachemys scripta elegans isolate TJP31775 chromosome 24, CAS_Tse_1.0, whole genome shotgun sequence DNA encodes the following proteins:
- the LOC117869821 gene encoding free fatty acid receptor 1-like, which yields MDPLDTLALAVYSVTILLGLPANTLVLYIFYRRARTRLTPNLIYMINLCISDLAFVLILPLKILEVVPPGWSPPSFLCPLYSLAHFGTLYASTCFLTAVSAGRYLGAAFPIRYQLYKKPLYSCLVCVAIWILVAFHGVLLLILETSLGANATLFMGNGTACYQEFSPEQLALLAPVRLELSVALFFLPLVITVFCYAGCIHVLVKSRLHEQKKRRAVRLALATLSVFVLCFGPYNLSHVVGYARGEDVWWRRVALLPGACNAFLDPLIFYFLSSAKDHGLAWVWRSVGQRCSSFRQKMTMGHREAGKGQPEKGAASQGSTGPGVGSSK from the coding sequence ATGGACCCGCTGGACACCCTGGCCCTGGCCGTCTACTCCGTCACCATCCTGCTGGGCTTGCCCGCCAACACCTTGGTGCTGTACATCTTCTACCGCCGCGCCCGCACCCGCCTCACCCCCAACCTCATCTACATGATCAACCTCTGCATCTCGGACCTGGCCTTCGTCCTCATCCTGCCACTCAAGATCCTGGAGGTGGTTCCACCCGGCTGGTCCCCACCAAGCTTCCTCTGCCCTCTCTACAGCCTGGCCCACTTCGGCACGCTCTACGCCAGCACCTGCTTCCTGACGGCGGTCAGTGCCGGGCGCTACCTGGGCGCCGCCTTCCCCATCCGCTACCAGCTCTACAAGAAGCCCCTTTACTCCTGCCTGGTCTGCGTGGCCATCTGGATCCTGGTGGCCTTTCACGGCGTCCTGTTGCTCATCCTGGAGACTTCGCTGGGCGCCAACGCCACCCTCTTTATGGGCAACGGCACCGCCTGCTACCAGGAATTCAGTCCAGAGCAGCTGGCCCTGCTAGCTCCTGTCCGCTTGGAGCTCTCCGTGGCCCTGTTCTTCCTGCCCTTGGTGATCACGGTCTTCTGCTACGCCGGCTGCATCCACGTCCTCGTCAAGTCCCGTCTCCACGAGCAGAAGAAGCGCCGGGCGGTGCGGCTGGCCTTGGCCACGCTCTCCGTCTTTGTGCTCTGCTTCGGGCCCTATAACCTGTCCCACGTGGTGGGCTATGCCCGCGGCGAGGACGTCTGGTGGCGCAGGGTGGCGCTGCTGCCCGGTGCCTGCAATGCCTTCCTGGACCCGCTCATCTTCTACTTCCTCTCCTCGGCCAAGGACCACGGCCTGGCCTGGGTGTGGCGCTCGGTGGGGCAGCGTTGCAGCTCCTTCCGGCAGAAGATGACCATGGGTCACAGGGAGGCAGGCAAGGGGCAGCCTGAGAAGGGGGCTGCATCACAGGGAAGTACAGGCCCCGGGGTGGGGAGCTCCAAGTGA